In the genome of Persephonella sp. KM09-Lau-8, one region contains:
- a CDS encoding GatB/YqeY domain-containing protein gives MAELLKKLQDEMKAAMKSGQKDRLSVIRMLISEIKKVQIDKKKELSDEEIIEVLQRYAKQRKESIKQYREAGREDLAQKEEFELGVVQEFLPQPLSQEELEKIINETIAELGASSMKDMGRVMKAVLDKVKGRADGATVSAIVKNKLSG, from the coding sequence ATGGCTGAGCTTCTTAAGAAGCTTCAAGATGAGATGAAAGCCGCTATGAAAAGCGGCCAAAAGGATAGATTATCTGTTATTCGTATGCTTATATCTGAGATTAAAAAAGTTCAGATAGATAAGAAAAAAGAGTTATCAGACGAAGAAATAATAGAAGTTTTACAGAGATACGCAAAACAGAGAAAGGAATCTATAAAGCAATACAGGGAAGCTGGCAGGGAAGACCTTGCCCAAAAGGAAGAATTTGAGCTTGGTGTGGTTCAGGAGTTCCTGCCCCAGCCTCTTTCTCAGGAAGAGCTGGAAAAAATCATTAATGAAACAATAGCAGAGCTGGGTGCTTCCTCTATGAAGGATATGGGCAGGGTTATGAAAGCTGTCCTTGACAAAGTCAAAGGTAGAGCTGACGGGGCAACAGTCAGTGCTATAGTTAAAAATAAACTTTCCGGGTAA
- a CDS encoding CvpA family protein, which yields MVLDLILSVLLLYLLLLGAYRGFTELFIKSIGIGAGFFVALYYEKPFASFLSNYFKTSQLILSFFSFFLILITFFGLSFFIYRYIKSHIYKKKKFSIADRTLGAIGGFLVFLIILSTVYYFSITNNFIGQLTADSKILELMKR from the coding sequence ATGGTGCTTGATTTAATTTTATCTGTTTTACTTTTATATCTTCTTTTGCTGGGAGCATACAGAGGATTTACTGAGCTTTTTATAAAAAGTATAGGAATAGGGGCTGGGTTTTTTGTAGCCCTTTATTATGAAAAACCTTTTGCCAGCTTTTTATCAAATTATTTCAAAACTTCCCAGCTGATACTTTCTTTTTTTTCCTTTTTTCTGATTTTAATAACTTTTTTTGGTCTTTCTTTTTTTATTTACAGGTATATAAAAAGTCATATTTACAAAAAGAAAAAATTTTCTATTGCAGACAGGACACTTGGAGCTATTGGAGGTTTTCTGGTATTCCTGATTATTCTCTCTACCGTTTACTACTTTTCTATAACCAATAACTTTATTGGACAGCTTACCGCTGACTCTAAAATTCTGGAATTGATGAAAAGATGA